A genome region from Carya illinoinensis cultivar Pawnee chromosome 2, C.illinoinensisPawnee_v1, whole genome shotgun sequence includes the following:
- the LOC122301822 gene encoding uncharacterized protein LOC122301822 gives MPNFTPQPRDETIQKDHTLKVSELMMENPRSWNTILLQALFNQDSVNEILKISLAQYNYQNVDDKPIWIHHSSGQFSVKSAYAAITSNSDTTINSIPSNTWKNLWKLKVQDRLKYLCWKILSNIIQTKELLKNFFPIDSDDCICPICQTGIESQEHLFLNCSFTRMLWRQSPWPLNISSLAETMNHWIECILSPNKILGIFSNEEHSFQIFALVAMDSIWFLRNKVVHDAITPDLEMFISQTLKIHKEHCEAWDNVMINNSHNWKAIPKDHHILTFDVAVRENGSTAAAICRKDEGDIDFIQTSFIHSTNPNQGEATALLIGLKAAKEANIQNLIIAGDSLNTIMAANAESHNPDWITQPIMQDIRHMLGTLNSWQLRKIHRDQNRCAHSVAQWAASKLIFGSIPLIFVPPCLLNFHSGKDPLVCLY, from the coding sequence ATGCCAAATTTTACCCCACAACCGAGAGATGAGACCATTCAAAAAGATCACACTCTAAAAGTTTCTGAACTCATGATGGAAAATCCTAGAAGTTGGAATACCATTTTACTCCAAGCTCTCTTTAATCAAGACTCAGTGAATGAAATCTTAAAAATCTCTTTGGCTCAATACAATTATCAAAATGTTGATGATAAACCCATTTGGATTCACCATTCTTCGGGGCAGTTTAGTGTTAAATCAGCCTATGCTGCAATCACTTCAAATTCTGATACTACAATCAATTCCATTCCCTCAAATACTTGGAAAAACCTTTGGAAACTGAAAGTCCAAGATAGGCTGAAATACTTATGCTGGAAAATTCTTAGCAACATAATTCAAACCAAAGAGCTGCTAAAGAATTTTTTCCCCATTGATAGTGATGATTGCATTTGCCCCATATGTCAAACAGGAATAGAAAGTCAAGAGCACCTCTTTCTGAATTGTAGCTTTACTAGGATGCTTTGGAGACAATCCCCCTGGCCTCTCAATATCTCCAGCCTAGCGGAGACAATGAATCATTGGATTGAATGTATTCTAAGTCCTAACAAAATACTAGGCATTTTCTCAAATGAAGAGCATTCTTTCCAGATTTTTGCACTTGTTGCCATGGATAGTATCTGGTTTCTTAGGAATAAAGTTGTCCATGATGCTATTACACCTGATCTTGAAATGTTCATTTCTCAAACACTGAAAATTCATAAAGAACATTGTGAAGCTTGGGATAATGTTATGATTAACAACAGCCATAACTGGAAAGCTATACCAAAAGATCATCACATCTTAACATTTGACGTAGCAGTAAGAGAAAATGGAAGTACTGCTGCTGCAATCTGTAGGAAAGATGAGGGGGATATCGACTTTATTCAAACCAGCTTCATACACAGCACAAATCCTAATCAAGGAGAGGCTACAGCATTACTTATTGGACTTAAAGCTGCAAAGGAGGCAAATATACAAAATCTAATCATTGCAGGTGATTCCTTGAATACTATTATGGCAGCAAATGCAGAATCACACAATCCAGATTGGATAACTCAACCGATAATGCAAGACATTCGTCATATGCTGGGTACACTAAATAGTTGGCAGCTGAGAAAAATACATCGAGATCAGAATCGATGCGCGCACTCTGTTGCGCAATGGGCAGCATCCAAATTAATTTTTGGAAGCATACCTTTAATCTTTGTACCTCCTTGTCTATTAAATTTTCATAGTGGAAAAGACCcacttgtttgtttgtattaa
- the LOC122300495 gene encoding uncharacterized protein LOC122300495: MNPGNSANGDGSIHLQIAESQKLGETFSSGTTIFAPQSSIGKRDSSNADSVSPAIPTVRAPEKKLTLFALRLAVLEKAATGLGTLGFIWATVVLLGGFAITLDKTDFWFITIILVIEGTRIFSRSHELEWQHQATWSIADAGINGFLRSSSHFLIRTLKSIFQPVRVLRERSQRTRDSTETNDAAIPGLRDRQRKPTRRWASSDVPFLPFSQWVFLSRNVSKFLYWLQLLSATACVVLSLMKLVKHNYGEVEKGDTDKRNRQSALNIFYALALAEAMLFLIEKAFWEWKVSYCGLLDEVNKECGFGITGMVSIKRFFYDAYSRCVNGSIFDGLKMDMVTFGMDLLDSNSPDEQLIGVRILRQFALTERFSDDTLQKIGINLSVIERLVEMLNWTDPEDEEIRRSAAEILSSLAGKKQNSLRIAGISGAMESISSLLQTNRSGNDAADEISEKKIVLDHANYEFWTFNQLGLRILKKLARDHDNCGKIGNTKGLLPKVIDFTHAEEKLLKDEIVAASQIQTVKRSLQVVKMLASTTGDTGKHLRREISEIVFTISNIRDILRYGETHQMLQKLGIDILTSLSLEEDASERIGGTGGVIKELFNIFFKEGMQEGQNDVRIAAGEALAMLALDRSNCYRILKLHVQERLVGALEIPLLRVNAARILRNLCTCSGDEFFYHLKGVTAAAPTVLQAIMSEENKLQEVMLGLAAHAFKFMTSEESSIMFERAGITEAALADELVKILKKHQCPPVKIPRIRRFAIELAIWMMRDKITNVLIFKDLGLEKVLEDVLETTAELESFNVFSGTVGLNRHSTTIHSLVEIALKLLE, encoded by the exons ATGAATCCTGGGAATTCTGCTAATGGCGATGGAAGCATTCATCTGCAGATTGCTGAGTCTCAGAAGCTCGGCGAAACTTTCAGCTCGGGTACCACAATTTTTGCACCCCAGAGCAGTATTGGGAAGAGAGACAGCAGCAATGCAGATTCTGTTTCTCCGGCAATACCAACAGTTCGTGCACCGGAAAAGAAGCTTACTCTCTTTGCTCTCCGGCTTGCAGTTCTTGAGAAAGCAGCTACGGGCCTTGGAACTCTAGGGTTCATCTGGGCAACGGTCGTTCTTCTGGGTGGTTTCGCCATCACTTTGGATAAAACCGACTTCTGGTTCATCACCATCATCCTTGTGATTGAAGGAACTAGAATATTCAGCAGGAGCCATGAGCTTGAATGGCAGCACCAAGCCACATGGTCTATCGCAGATGCTGGAATCAACGGTTTTCTGAGGTCCAGCTCGCACTTCCTGATAAGAACTTTGAAGTCAATTTTCCAGCCAGTGCGTGTTCTGCGGGAAAGAAGTCAACGCACAAGAGATTCAACAGAAACAAATGATGCAGCAATACCCGGATTAAGGGATCGCCAAAGAAAGCCCACTAGGAGATgggcaagttcagatgttcctTTTCTACCATTTTCTCAGTGGGTTTTCCTCTCCAGAAATGTCAGCAAGTTTCTCTATTGGCTTCAACTTCTATCTGCAACAGCCTGTGTCGTTCTCTCACTGATGAAGCTCGTCAAGCACAACTATGGAGAGGTTGAAAAAGGAGATACGGATAAGAGGAATCGGCAATCTGCTCTGAACATTTTCTATGCCTTGGCATTAGCAGAGGCGATGTTGTTTCTAATTGAGAAAGCTTTCTGGGAGTGGAAGGTCAGCTACTGTGGACTATTGGATGAAGTAAATAAGGAGTGCGGGTTCGGAATTACAGGTATGGTCTCCATTAAAAGGTTCTTCTATGATGCCTATTCAAGATGCGTAAACGGAAGCATTTTTGATGGCTTGAAAATGGATATGGTTACTTTTGGTATGGATCTTTTGGATTCAAATTCCCCTGATGAGCAGCTCATCGGAGTTAGAATACTTCGACAATTTGCATTGACTGAGCGGTTTTCTGATGATACCCTCCAAAAAATAGGGATAAATTTATCTGTGATAGAGAGATTAGTAGAGATGTTGAATTGGACAGATCCAGAAGATGAAGAGATCAGGCGATCAGCTGCAGAAATATTGTCAAGTCTAGCAGGCAAAAAGCAAAACTCCCTTCGGATTGCTGGCATTTCTGGTGCCATGGAATCAATATCATCTTTGCTCCAAACCAACAGAAGCGGCAATGATGCAGCTGATGAAATCAGTGAGAAGAAAATCGTCCTTGACCATGCAAATTACGAATTCTGGACCTTTAATCAATTAGGACTTCGCATTTTAAAGAAACTTGCACGTGATCATGATAACTGTGGAAAGATTGGAAATACAAAGGGTCTCCTACCAAAGGTCATAGATTTTACTCATGCTGAAGAAAAGCTGTTGAAGGATGAAATTGTTGCAGCATCTCAGATTCAGACTGTGAAACGATCCTTGCAAGTGGTGAAGATGCTGGCAAGCACAACGGGTGACACAGGAAAACATCTCCGAAGAGAAATTTCCGAGATAGTTTTCACCATCAGCAACATTAGAGATATTCTTCGGTATGGAGAAACACACCAAATGCTGCAAAAACTTGGCATTGATATTTTAACTAGTCTCTCACTGGAAGAGGATGCATCCGAGAGGATTGGGGGCACAGGTGGAGTTATTAAAGAGTTGTTTAACATTTTCTTTAAAGAGGGAATGCAGGAGGGTCAAAATGATGTAAGAATTGCGGCTGGAGAAGCACTAGCAATGCTGGCTTTAGACAGAAGTAATTGCTATCGCATTTTGAAGTTGCATGTACAAGAAAGACTTGTAGGAGCACTGGAAATTCCATTGCTTCGTGTAAATGCAGCAAGAATCCTAAGAAATTTATGCACCTGCAGTGGTGATGAATTCTTCTACCACCTAAAGGGAGTAACAGCAGCAGCACCCACA GTGCTTCAGGCAATCATGTCAGAAGAGAACAAACTACAGGAAGTTATGCTTGGACTAGCAGCACATGCTTTCAAATTCATGACATCTGAGGAGTCGAGCATCATGTTTGAGAGAGCTGGAATAACTGAGGCTGCATTGGCTGATGAATTAGTCAAGATTCTGAAGAAACACCAATGTCCACCAGTCAAAATTCCAAGAATAAGGAGGTTTGCCATAGAGTTGGCGATATGGATGATGAGAGACAAAATAACCAATGTACTTATTTTCAAGGATCTGGGATTGGAGAAGGTGCTGGAGGATGTCTTGGAGACCACAGCAGAGCTTGAAAGCTTCAATGTTTTCTCCGGTACTGTCGGACTTAATCGGCACAGCACAACAATCCACTCACTTGTTGAAATTGCTTTGAAGTTGTTGGAGTGA